A genomic region of Pseudochaenichthys georgianus chromosome 12, fPseGeo1.2, whole genome shotgun sequence contains the following coding sequences:
- the cacfd1 gene encoding calcium channel flower homolog isoform X1, translating into MNTEDKAAAPAAPPPEDDGMTWWYRWLCKIAGVLGGVSCAVSGVWNCVTVNPLNIAAGVWMVLTAFVLFLCEVPFCCQFIEFANAVAARADKFKPWQKAFFYCGLALFPVFLSFSFTTLFGNAIAFATGVLYGLASLGKKGDAVSYARLQHQKMGDEERMTEKANGAPE; encoded by the exons ATGAACACCGAGGATAAGGCAGCCGCCCCCGCTGCACCCCCTCCAGAGGATGATGGCATGACATGGTGGTACCGATGGCTCTGCAAAATAGCTGGAGTTTTAGGAGGAGTAT CCTGTGCCGTGTCAGGAGTGTGGAACTGTGTTACTGTCAACCCTTTAAACATCGCTGCTGGAGTATGGATGGT GTTGACTGCCTTTGTGCTGTTCCTGTGTGAAGTCCCATTCTGCTGCCAGTTCATAGAGTTTGCGAACGCAGTAGCAGCCCGTGCAGACAAATTCAAACCTTGGCAGAAAGCCTTCTTCTACTGCGG GTTGGCTCTGTTTCCCGTATTCTTGAGTTTCTCCTTCACAACCTTGTTTGGAAATGCCATCGCCTTTGCCACAGGAGTTCTGTACGGCCTCGCGTCTTTGGGCAAGAA AGGAGACGCGGTGAGTTAtgccagactgcagcatcaGAAAATGGGGGATGAAGAGAGGATGACAGAAAAGGCAAACGGGGCTCCGGAGTGA
- the cacfd1 gene encoding calcium channel flower homolog isoform X2: MNTEDKAAAPAAPPPEDDGMTWWYRWLCKIAGVLGGVSCAVSGVWNCVTVNPLNIAAGVWMVLTAFVLFLCEVPFCCQFIEFANAVAARADKFKPWQKAFFYCGLALFPVFLSFSFTTLFGNAIAFATGVLYGLASLGKKSYYNRLSLHSFFNIKMTS; encoded by the exons ATGAACACCGAGGATAAGGCAGCCGCCCCCGCTGCACCCCCTCCAGAGGATGATGGCATGACATGGTGGTACCGATGGCTCTGCAAAATAGCTGGAGTTTTAGGAGGAGTAT CCTGTGCCGTGTCAGGAGTGTGGAACTGTGTTACTGTCAACCCTTTAAACATCGCTGCTGGAGTATGGATGGT GTTGACTGCCTTTGTGCTGTTCCTGTGTGAAGTCCCATTCTGCTGCCAGTTCATAGAGTTTGCGAACGCAGTAGCAGCCCGTGCAGACAAATTCAAACCTTGGCAGAAAGCCTTCTTCTACTGCGG GTTGGCTCTGTTTCCCGTATTCTTGAGTTTCTCCTTCACAACCTTGTTTGGAAATGCCATCGCCTTTGCCACAGGAGTTCTGTACGGCCTCGCGTCTTTGGGCAAGAA GTCCTATTATAACAGGCTCTCGTTACATTCCTTTTTCAACATTAAAATGACTTCATAA
- the ptcd2 gene encoding pentatricopeptide repeat-containing protein 2, mitochondrial, which produces MMALARIGKLCRSLVHEPSKGLFVGVLQPGWIECCTGAKRHLLSQDVIKLQEFQKNKLAVAHLLTGAKGNYIELFSQKLQSNDLILRDELKLLLHMCQSADDMVIARDAISRYHAENPKLMFGDFRFGPLFVRLCYELGMEDLAAATILDKSMSGFFSEATSFNITLDMLFTKGYYENCLEVLTTMRKQPVPFNTNTLMLASATFYKLNTEESYRMCTAMLENGLTEGMIIPRHALCFAVALALRQNDIEKAQSLFSQIMTPDSLLCRNLKVMILAMSGEVTDVIALLSAALTPKSFSFFKKPAFSQEVVDLLRLRTEGSTHMLKVEQIVKDLEQADQVTQQTVDGMLCHTPTGKRRPSLLMEERRHSQRTQSPRVATLLSD; this is translated from the exons ATGATGGCGCTGGCCAGGATTGGTAAATTATGTCGGTCGTTAGTACACGAACCTTCGAAAGGACTGTTTGTTGGAGTTTTACAGCCAGGGTGGATTGAATGCTGCACAGGAG CTAAGAGGCATCTGTTATCACAAGATGTTATCAAATTACAAGAATTCCAGAAAAATAAGCTGGCTGTGGCTCACCTTCTCACTGGAGCTAAAG GAAATTATATTGAGCTGTTTAGTCAGAAGCTACAGAGTAATGACCTGATTCTGAGAGATGAGCTGAAGCTTCTCCTTCACATGTGCCAATCCGCAGACGACATGGTGATCGCCAGAGATGCCATCTCTAG GTATCATGCAGAGAACCCGAAGTTAATGTTTGGAGACTTCAGGTTTGGTCCTCTCTTTGTGAGACTGTGCTATGAGCTGGGTATGGAGGACTTGGCTGCTGCTACAATTCTGGATAAG AGTATGAGTGGATTTTTCAGCGAAGCAACGTCTTTCAACATCACCTTAGACATGTTATTCACTAAAGGCTATTATGAAA ATTGCCTAGAGGTACTAACAACCATGAGGAAACAACCTGTACCATTCAACACAAACACATTGATGCTGGCATCTGCCACCTTCTATAAACTG AACACGGAAGAGTCCTACAGGATGTGCACTGCTATGCTCGAGAACGGACTGACTGAAGGCATGATCATCCCCAGGCATGCTCTCTGCTTTGCTGTAGCGTTAGCACTTCGACAG AACGACATAGAAAAGGCACAGTCGTTGTTCTCACAAATAATGACTCCTGACAGCCTATTATGTCGAAATTTAAAG GTTATGATACTAGCAATGTCAGGAGAAGTGACAGACGTCATAGCCTTGCTGTCTGCAGCCTTGACGCCAAaaagcttttcttttttcaagAAGCCTGCATTTTCGCAGGAGGTG GTGGATTTGCTGCGCCTGCGGACTGAAGGCAGTACACACATGCTGAAGGTGGAGCAGATAGTGAAAGATCtggagcaggctgatcaggtgACCCAGCAGACCGTCGATGGCATGCTCTGCCACACGCCAACAGGGAAGAGGAGGCCGTCGCTGCTGATGGAGGAGAGGAGGCACAGCCAAAGGACTCAGAGCCCACGAGTGGCCACTCTGCTGTCGGACTGA